The Mustela erminea isolate mMusErm1 chromosome 18, mMusErm1.Pri, whole genome shotgun sequence genome has a window encoding:
- the ARHGDIA gene encoding rho GDP-dissociation inhibitor 1, giving the protein MAEQEPTAEQLAQIAAENEEDEHSVNYKPPAQKSIQEIQELDKDDESLRKYKEALLGRVTVSADPNVPNVVVTRLTLVCSTAPGPLELDLTGDLEGFRRQSFVLKEGVEYRIKISFRVNREIVSGMKYIQHTYRKGVKIDKTDYMVGSYGPRAEEYEFLTPTEEAPKGMLARGSYNIKSRFTDDDKTDHLSWEWNLTIKKDWKD; this is encoded by the exons ATGGCCGAGCAGGAGCCCACCGCGGAGCAGCTGGCACAGATCGCCGCGGAGAACGAGGAGGACGAGCACTCGGTCAACTACAAGCCCCCCGCCCAGAAGAGCATCCAGGAGATCCAGGAGCTGGACAAGGATGACGAGAGTCTGCGCAAGTACAAGGAGGCCCTGTTGGGCCGCGTGACTGTGTCTGCTG ACCCCAACGTCCCCAATGTTGTTGTGACCCGCCTGACCCTGGTGTGCAGCACGGCCCCGGGGCCCCTGGAGCTGGACCTGACAG GCGATCTGGAGGGCTTCAGGAGGCAGTCCTTTGTGCTGAAGGAGGGCGTGGAATACCGGATAAAAATCTCTTTCCGA GTGAACCGGGAGATCGTGTCTGGCATGAAGTACATCCAACACACGTATAGGAAGGGCGTCAAGA TCGACAAGACCGACTACATGGTGGGGAGCTACGGACCCCGGGCGGAGGAGTACGAGTTTCTGACCCCCACGGAGGAGGCGCCCAAGGGTATGCTGGCCCGAGGGAGCTACAACATCAAGTCCCGGTTCACAGACGACGACAAGACGGACCACCTGTCCTGGGAGTGGAACCTTACCATCAAAAAGGACTGGAAGGACTGA
- the P4HB gene encoding protein disulfide-isomerase, protein MLRRALLCLALAALTRAGAAAPEEEDHVLVLNKGNFEEALAAHKYLLVEFYAPWCGHCKALAPEYAKAAGKLKAEGSEIRLAKVDATEESDLAQQYGVRGYPTIKFFKNGDTAAPREYTAGREAEDIVNWLKKRTGPAATTLPDAAAAEALLESSEVTVIGFFKDVESDFAKQFLLAAEAVDDIPFGITSNSDVFSRYQLAGDGVVLFKKFDEGRNNFEGDVTKEKLLDFIKHNQLPLVIEFTEQTAPKIFGGEIKTHILLFLPKSVPDYDSKLSNFKTAAERFKGKILFIFIDSDHADNQRILEFFGLKKEECPAVRLITLEEEMTKYKPESDELTAAKIEEFCHRFLEGKIKPHLMSQELPEDWDKQPVKVLVGKNFEEVAFDEKKNVFVEFYAPWCGHCKQLAPIWDKLGETYKDHENIVIAKMDSTANEVEAVKVHSFPTLKFFPAGADRTVIDYNGERTLDGFKKFLESGGQDGAGDDDDLEDLEEAEEPDLEEDDQRAVRDEL, encoded by the exons ATGCTGCGCCGCGCTCTGCTCTGCCTGGCCCTGGCCGCGCTGACGCGCGCGGGCGCCGCCGCCCCGGAGGAGGAGGACCACGTCCTGGTGCTCAACAAGGGCAACTTCGAGGAGGCGCTGGCGGCCCACAAGTACCTGCTGGTGGAGTTCT ATGCCCCTTGGTGCGGCCACTGCAAGGCTCTGGCCCCCGAGTACGCCAAAGCCGCtgggaagctgaaggcagaaggttcGGAGATCAGGCTGGCCAAGGTGGATGCCACGGAAGAGTCTGATCTGGCCCAGCAGTATGGCGTCCGCGGCTACCCTACGATCAAGTTCTTCAAGAACGGAGACACAGCTGCTCCCAGGGAGTACACAG CTGGCCGGGAGGCCGAGGACATCGTGAATTGGCTGAAGAAGCGCACAGGCCCGGCCGCCACCACTCTGCCTGATGCGGCGGCCGCAGAGGCCTTGCTGGAGTCCAGCGAGGTGACCGTCATCGGCTTCTTCAAG GACGTGGAGTCGGACTTTGCCAAGCAGTTCCTGCTGGCAGCAGAGGCTGTCGACGACATACCTTTTGGGATCACATCCAACAGTGACGTGTTCTCTAGATACCAGCTGGCAGGGGACGGGGTCGTGCTCTTTAAGAAG TTCGACGAAGGCCGCAACAACTTTGAGGGGGACGTCACCAAAGAGAAACTGCTAGACTTCATCAAGCACAACCAGCTGCCGCTGGTCATCGAGTTCACGGAGCAG ACGGCCCCAAAGATCTTCGGAGGCGAAATCAAGACCCACATCCTGCTGTTCCTGCCCAAGAGTGTGCCCGACTACGACAGCAAGCTGAGCAACTTCAAGACGGCCGCTGAGCGCTTCAAGGGGAAG ATCCTGTTCATCTTCATCGACAGCGACCACGCCGACAACCAGCGCATCCTCGAGTTCTTCGGCCTCAAGAAGGAGGAGTGCCCCGCCGTGCGCCTCATCACCCTGGAGGAGGAGATGACCAAGTACAAGCCGGAGTCCGACGAGCTGACGGCGGCGAAGATCGAGGAGTTCTGCCATCGCTTCCTGGAGGGCAAGATCAAG ccccacctcaTGAGCCAGGAGCTGCCCGAAGACTGGGACAAGCAGCCTGTCAAGGTGCTGGTTGGGAAGAACTTTGAAGAAGTGGCCTTCGATGAGAAAAAGAACGTCTTTGTGGAATTCT ACGCCCCATGGTGTGGCCACTGCAAACAGCTGGCCCCCATTTGGGATAAGCTGGGGGAGACGTACAAGGACCACGAAAACATTGTCATCGCCAAGATGGACTCCACGGCCAACGAGGTGGAGGCCGTGAAAGTGCACAGCTTCCCCACGCTGAAGTTCTTCCCCGCCGGCGCGGACAGGACG GTCATTGATTACAACGGGGAGCGGACACTAGACGGTTTTAAGAAGTTCTTGGAGAGTGGTGGCCAGGACGGGGCTGGGGACGATGAC gacctggAAGACCTGGAAGAAGCGGAGGAGCCTGACCTGGAGGAGGACGACCAGAGAGCCGTGCGGGACGAGCTGTGA